From Drosophila busckii strain San Diego stock center, stock number 13000-0081.31 unplaced genomic scaffold, ASM1175060v1 chrUn_07, whole genome shotgun sequence, one genomic window encodes:
- the LOC108599878 gene encoding uncharacterized protein LOC108599878: MRIFQPPKFKKCTHQRNLFRVQYNIADQQYRLSVNYSLIPELYANSTDVSCFYSEIFREKNDSYVSIRSPIYFVHEWIVPRHIMGVIVECHLHKNISNVIQRDAFSFVQYPEYRNEENDAKRAQSQPSVILIGIDSMSRVNFQRTMPLTAKFVRQTGWYEMLGYNKVGDNTLPNLLALLTGSSLRQVADFCNIKKTGCLDALTYLWNHYKNAGYLTAYAEDISAISTFNYLLPGFVRQPVDYYLRPFLQATEQTMKTVKHFGYSYCVGRKPSFRYVFDFCQQMIQRFITETPKPLFGLFWTNSFSHDDFSGPASVDKHFVKYLNDFKQLGLFEKAIVILFSDHGQRQGQLMEFPTSFLEERLPMLYIHLPAWFHQKYPKASKALEKNQRRLCSTFDLHLTLKDVLLTSNPRLTFPSASPCMGTSSLFYELPKERRCGEACIAEHWCTCESYVQVSVEGLEHLGSIIVYRINQVLSKSNVKGLCHRLKLGKVLRIEHKQHFDESGNKIQSSTDTFRLKFTTLPNGGLFRATIECDQSETVVDIQEDFITRLNSYGNESYCVSENALKRFCVCLNSQVKYDDVMYVADDLDSMSNTLDTL; the protein is encoded by the exons ATGAGAATATTCCAACCTCCCAAATTTAAGAAATGTACACATCAGCGCAACTTATTCAGAGTACAATATAATATCGCGGATCAACAATATCGTTTAAGTGTGAATTATTCTCTGATACCTGAGCTATATGCGAATAGTACGGATGTTTCCTGCTTTTACAGTGAAATATTTCGTGAAAAGAACGATTCGTATGTCAG tatacGAAGTCCAATATACTTTGTGCATGAGTGGATTGTACCACGTCATATTATGGGCGTTATAGTCGAATGTCATCTGCATAAGAATATATCAAATGTGATTCAGCGGGATGCTTTCTCCTTTGTGCAGTATCCAGAATATCGAAATGAAGAAAACGATGCCAAACGGGCACAGAGCCAACCGAGTGTCATATTGATTGGCATTGACAGCATGTCTCGAGTTAACTTTCAGCGAACAATGCCACTGACGGCGAAATTTGTGCGTCAAACTGGTTGGTATGAGATGCTTGGCTACAATAAAGTTGGAGATAATACTCTGCCCaatttgctggcgctgctcacAGGATCTTCGCTTAGGCAGGTAGCTGActtttgtaatataaaaaaaacggGCTGCCTCGATGCGCTAACCTACCTCTGGAATCATTATAAGAATGCTGGCTATCTGACTGCCTATGCCGAGGATATTTCGGCTATAAGTACCTTTAACTATCTGCTGCCAGGCTTTGTACGGCAGCCTGTTGACTACTATTTGCGTCCATTTCTTCAAGCCACCGAGCAGACCATGAAGACGGTTAAGCACTTTGGTTACTCCTACTGTGTGGGCCGCAAGCCCAGTTTTCGCTATGTCTTCGATTTTTGTCAGCAGATGATACAGAGATTTATTACGGAGACGCCAAAACCATTGTTTGGCCTGTTTTGGACGAATAGCTTCAGTCATGACGATTTTAGCGGACCTGCAAGTGTCGACAAGCATTTTGTAAAGTATCTCAATGACTTTAAGCAGCTGGGCTTGTTTGAAAAGGCTATTGTTATACTGTTCAGTGATCATGGACAGCGTCAAGGGCAGTTAATGGAGTTTCCCACCAGTTTTCTGGAGGAACGTCTACCAATGCTCTACATACACCTCCCCGCCTGGTTTCACCAGAAATATCCAAAAGCTTCCAAGGCACTGGAAAAAAATCAACGTCGGTTGTGCTCTACTTTTGATCTTCACTTGACACTTAAAGATGTCCTATTAACATCTAATCCTAGATTAACGTTTCCCAGTGCTTCGCCGTGTATGGGCACTTCATCCTTATTTTATGAACTGCCAAAGGAACGACGCTGCGGTGAGGCGTGCATAGCAGAGCATTGGTGCACCTGTGAGTCCTATGTGCAGGTATCAGTGGAGGGATTGGAGCATTTGGGCAGTATCATAGTGTACCGCATCAATCAGGTGCTCTCCAAAAGCAATGTGAAGGGTCTTTGTCATCGCTTAAAGCTGGGAAAGGTCTTGAGAATTGAGCATAAGCAACACTTTGACGAATCTGGCAACAAAATTCAGTCCTCGACTGACACTTTTCGTTTAAAGTTCACTACGTTGCCAAATGGAGGTTTGTTCCGTGCCACAATTGAGTGTGACCAGTCGGAAACTGTGGTAGACATACAGGAGGATTTTATAACACGTCTTAATTCTTATGGCAACGAATCGTATTGTGTAAGTGAAAATGCGCTCAAGAGATTCTGTGTCTGTCTTAATTCGCAAGTGAAATACGATGATGTTATGTATGTTGCAGATGATCTTGACTCCATGAGCAACACTTTAGACACACTCTGA
- the LOC108595237 gene encoding uncharacterized protein LOC108595237, producing MLMNKKFSGNATVRQKYFMKTSKCVIPYIEPYNEEVMKIYSPREFIPCSNESELVSPFYDESRKRYVLHINENVAQELLSTIKPEFNCFYREIVHGLETESYDKIKPNIYFSQNYVVPQQVDGLLLECQTTGENPVTLQKDAFMFIQYRESNVTKSKQTIRKPSVIMYGIDTLSRINLRRTMPLVFEYLTGPGWYEMQGYNKVGDNSFPNIFAILSGHTPESAKEHVCNTDDKGCLDEIPMLWHYFKNASYLTAYAEDESSSNTFSYLKPGFTKTPTDYYFRPFLRALETETENYHCPGCRMVYCLGRRLANSYVYDYCKQFIQRYVEERPIWGMFWSNHFSHDDPFMPSAMQHKVLNDLLSYEHDGAFKHAIMIFFADHGVRFGDILSLSEGFLEERLPMMFIYLPPWFREKYPQFAEALAANQQRLSSNFDLHNTLKHIIELGGTPDGPALPRSYACPTCQSLFYPIAENRTCAQAGIAEHWCTCEPFRKLTNSHWSDRIALRIIERMNDYFVVKNISHLCSNLSLSYIHSTEIKTRSDDDGAATLPTIETAVYRTKFKVKQNSADFQATVDFNNATEEIQVNVEGISRTNSYKEDSTCINDKIAKLYCICFSDLKP from the exons ATGCTAATGAATAAGAAATTTTCGGGGAACGCAACGGTAcgacaaaaatatttcatgaaAACATCAAAGTGTGTAATTCCATATATTGAGCCGTACAACGAAGAagtaatgaaaatttattccCCACGCGAGTTTATACCCTGTTCAAATGAAAGTGAATTAGTGTCGCCCTTCTACGACGAGAGTCGTAAGCGCTATGTGCTACACATCAATGAGAATGTGGCTCAAGAGCTTCTGAGTACCATTAAACCagagtttaattgtttttatcgTGAAATCGTGCATGGCCTCGAAACTGAAAGCTACGACAA AATCAAGCCGAATATATACTTCTCACAAAACTATGTGGTGCCTCAACAGGTGGATGGCCTATTATTGGAGTGCCAAACGACGGGGGAGAATCCGGTGACGCTACAAAAGGACGCCTTTATGTTCATACAATATCGGGAATCCAATGTTACCAAGTCAAAGCAAACCATACGCAAGCCCAGTGTTATTATGTACGGCATTGATACGTTGTCTAGAATAAATTTGCGCCGCACTATGCCTTTAGTATTTGAGTATCTCACGGGTCCTGGCTGGTACGAAATGCAGGGTTATAATAAG GTGGGCGATAATTCATTTCCCAACATATTTGCTATACTGAGCGGACATACGCCGGAGTCCGCCAAGGAACACGTATGCAATACGGACGATAAGGGTTGCTTGGATGAAATTCCCATGCTATGGCATTATTTTAAGAATGCCAGCTATCTGACTGCCTATGCTGAGGATGAGAGTTCTTCCAATACGTTTAGCTATCTAAAACCTGGTTTTACCAAAACGCCAACCGATTATTACTTTCGTCCTTTTCTACGCGCACTCGAAACAGAGACGGAAAATTATCACTGTCCAGGTTGTCGCATGGTCTATTGTCTGGGACGACGCTTGGCAAATAGTTATGTGTACGATTATTGTAAGCAGTTCATACAGCGCTATGTGGAGGAGCGACCCATTTGGGGCATGTTTTGGTCAAATCACTTTAGTCACGACGATCCATTTATGCCCTCAGCCATGCAGCATAAGGTTCTGAACGATCTATTGAGCTATGAACACGATGGAGCTTTCAAGCACGCAATAATGATATTCTTTGCCGACCACGGCGTTCGTTTTGGCGATATCTTAAGCTTGAGTGAAGGCTTTCTGGAGGAAAGGTTACCTATgatgtttatttacttgccGCCTTGGTTTAGGGAAAAGTATCCACAGTTTGCTGAAGCATTAGCTGCGAACCAGCAACGCCTGAGCTCCAACTTTGATTTGCACAACACGCTCAAGCATATTATCGAGCTGGGCGGCACACCAGATGGCCCCGCATTACCCAGGTCTTATGCTTGCCCCACTTGTCAATCTCTATTCTATCCCATAGCTGAGAATCGCACTTGTGCCCAGGCTGGCATTGCCGAGCATTGGTGCACCTGCGAACCCTTTCGCAAGTTAACAAATTCTCATTGGAGTGATCGCATTGCTTTACGCATTATAGAACGCATGAATGACTATTTTGTTGTCAAGAATATATCCCACTTGTGCTCCAATTTAAGCCTTAGCTATATACACTCAACGGAAATCAAAACAAGATCGGATGATGACGGGGCCGCCACTTTGCCTACAATAGAGACTGCTGTATATCGCACCAAATTCAAGGTGAAACAGAACAGCGCTGACTTTCAAGCCACTGTAGATTTTAATAACGCTACCGAAGAAATTCAGGTGAATGTGGAGGGCATTAGTCGCACCAATTCTTATAAGGAAGATTCTACTTGTATTAACGATAAGATTGCcaaattatattgtatttgcTTCAGTGATCTAAAGCCATag